The sequence GAATTTTTACGACAGATCCGCGCTTGGTGCCAGAAGCGCAGTTGATGAAGGAAATTACCTGCGATGAAATGCTGGAACTAGCTAGTTTGGGGGCAAAGGTGCTGCACCCCCGCGCTGTAGAGATTGCGCGCAATTATGGCGTGGAGTTGGTGGTGCGTTCTAGTTGGACGGACGATCCGGGTACGAGAGTAGTATCGCCGACACCCAAGCCGCGATCGCTCGAAGGTTTGGAAATTGCTCGCCCTGTGGATGCAGTAGAATTTGATACCGACCAAGCCGCTGTTTCCCTACTGCGCGTACCCGATCGCCCTGGTGTAGCTGCTAGTCTATTCGGTGGTATCGCCAGTCAAAAACTTGATGTGGATTTGATTATCCAATCAATTTACGAAGACGATACCAAAACCAACGATATTGCCTTTACCGTAACCAAGAGTTCTATCAATAAAGCGGTATCCGTAGCAGATGCAATCGTCAAAACTATGGCTAAAAATTCCACTTCTCAACTGGGAGAACCAGAGGTAAAGCCAGAGGAACGACAGATAGCAAAAGTAAGTATAGCTGGTGCTGGGATGATTGGTTTGCCCAAGGTAGCGGCGCGGATGTTTCAAACTTTTGCCGAGGCTAATATCAACATTCAGATGATTTCTACTTCAGAGGTAAAAATTAGCTGTCTAATTGATGCGGAAGATTGCGATCGCGCTATTTCTCTCTTGTGCGAAACCTTTGAAGTTAATAGTTCCCCAGCACAGCTAGCAACAGCCGAAGCCAGTTCAATCGCAAATCCTCCCGCAGTGCGGGCTGTAGCCCTCGACAATAATCAAGCGCGTCTGGCAATTCGCCATATTCCAGATAAGCCAGGAATGGCAGCAAAAATGTTTGGACTTTTAGCCGAACATAACATCAGCGTCGATATGATTATTCAGTCTCAGCGCAGCCGCGAAGTTGATGGTGTTCTCAGGCGAGATATTGCTTTTACCGTCGCCCAAACTGACGCGCAACAAGCAAGATTGATATTAAAGGAAGCAGCATCAGAATTAGGTTGCGGTGATGTAGATGTAGATGAAGCGATCGCTAAAGTTAGTGTAGTAGGCGCGGGTATGGTTAATCATCCCGGTGTAGCAGCCAAAATGTTTAAGTCGCTGGCTGACGAAAAAATTAACATTGAAATGATTGCCACATCTGAAATTAAAATTAGCTGCGTTGTGCCACAAGAACATGGAGTGACTGCTTTACAAGCTATTCACGCTGCTTTTGGACTTGCTGGCGAGCATAAAATTCAAGTTCCGGCTTGAATTTTTATCCCAAATCCTGTTAATTAACTGGTATCAATTTAAAAGCCCGCGTAGGCGGGCTTTCTTTTTATAGCTGCGCCCTGGAAGGGTGCGGGTTAGTTTACTAATTGGCTATGCTAAAACTTTTATGCAAGTTGTGGCTGCCCAATTAGAACGGTGCTAATTAAGTTACTGACAATTGCAAGAGCGATCGCTGCGAATACAGCAGTTACAATCCCCTTCTCTAAACGGAAACCAGTAATTAACTTAGCGGCGATAGTAAGTGCAATCACGTTTAGAGCAAACGAGAATAAGCCCAAAGTGAATATCTTGGCAAAAAAGCCGTATATCCCAAACGTTAGCGTATTAGGTACTGTCAACAATACGAAACTGATAGCAGTATTTAGAATCCCAAAAACTGCTGCCGAAATATAACCAATTCCGGGGTTATCAACTTCTACTCCCAAAGGCAATTTCGTAATAAGCAACAAGCTGGCAGATGTTACCAGCCAAGTAATCAGAACATCAGTTAAATGCATATTTATTACTCCTTATCTAGAAGTTGAGGCGTACAAAAATTCTTTGATATGTACCACATTAAGGTGAATATCGCGCCTCAACCTCTGTAAATCGGCAGAATGAGTTCTACCTCTTGGGAGTAACTGTTGCGTTTGGAGTCGGAACAACTGGTGTTAGAGGCAGGTTTTCAGGAACAGTGGGATACACACCGGGTTGTCCGGGTAAAGGCTGGCTTGGGTTATATGGTAGCGGTGAGTTGAGGGATGGATTAGACGGATCGACGGGAACGCTACCGGGAGAAGGTGTAATAGTGGGTGCTGCTC is a genomic window of Microcoleus sp. FACHB-831 containing:
- a CDS encoding aspartate kinase, producing the protein MALIVQKYGGTSVGTVERIQAVAQRVLKTVQMGNSLVVVVSAMGKTTDGLVKLAKEISTNPSRREMDMLLSTGEQVTIALLSMALQELGQPAISLTGAQVGIVTEAEHTRARILQIKTERMERHLNNGKVVVVAGFQGISSIDELEITTLGRGGSDTSAVALAAALRANCCEIYTDVPGIFTTDPRLVPEAQLMKEITCDEMLELASLGAKVLHPRAVEIARNYGVELVVRSSWTDDPGTRVVSPTPKPRSLEGLEIARPVDAVEFDTDQAAVSLLRVPDRPGVAASLFGGIASQKLDVDLIIQSIYEDDTKTNDIAFTVTKSSINKAVSVADAIVKTMAKNSTSQLGEPEVKPEERQIAKVSIAGAGMIGLPKVAARMFQTFAEANINIQMISTSEVKISCLIDAEDCDRAISLLCETFEVNSSPAQLATAEASSIANPPAVRAVALDNNQARLAIRHIPDKPGMAAKMFGLLAEHNISVDMIIQSQRSREVDGVLRRDIAFTVAQTDAQQARLILKEAASELGCGDVDVDEAIAKVSVVGAGMVNHPGVAAKMFKSLADEKINIEMIATSEIKISCVVPQEHGVTALQAIHAAFGLAGEHKIQVPA
- a CDS encoding phage holin family protein — protein: MHLTDVLITWLVTSASLLLITKLPLGVEVDNPGIGYISAAVFGILNTAISFVLLTVPNTLTFGIYGFFAKIFTLGLFSFALNVIALTIAAKLITGFRLEKGIVTAVFAAIALAIVSNLISTVLIGQPQLA